Proteins encoded together in one Psychrobacter sanguinis window:
- the arfB gene encoding alternative ribosome rescue aminoacyl-tRNA hydrolase ArfB yields MITINDKISLNESDIEITAIRAQGAGGQNVNKVSSAIHLRFDINASSLSDEQKQQLLNSKDNRISKDGVLIIKAQQYRTQERNKIDAMERLKQFIVSATHINPTRRPTKPSRNAKRKRVDQKVQRGRTKVLRGKIDY; encoded by the coding sequence ATGATAACTATTAACGACAAAATATCCCTAAACGAAAGCGATATAGAAATTACGGCGATTCGTGCTCAAGGTGCTGGCGGGCAAAACGTTAATAAAGTATCGTCGGCCATTCATCTGCGTTTTGATATTAACGCTTCAAGCTTGAGTGATGAACAAAAACAACAGTTATTAAATAGCAAAGACAATCGCATTAGCAAAGACGGTGTGCTCATTATTAAGGCGCAACAATATCGTACTCAAGAGCGTAATAAAATAGATGCTATGGAACGCCTTAAGCAGTTCATTGTGTCAGCAACGCACATCAATCCTACTAGGCGACCTACCAAACCTAGTAGAAATGCAAAGCGCAAACGGGTGGATCAAAAAGTACAACGGGGTAGAACAAAGGTGCTTCGCGGTAAGATTGATTATTAG
- a CDS encoding bestrophin family protein has protein sequence MIVLQKPNAFKILFTLRGSIIPHIYRQVLFIILMSTIISAVQHWIPSSFSSYSAAPLTLLGIALSLFLGFRNNASYQRWWEARILWGQLVYESRSFTRQVMSFVDDKTEGGLEAQRTMVNLAIAFTHALRYRLRNTSPWQDVDKFIAPEHHVSARQAGNLPEYILRLLGQQLKQCRQKNLTSDLMIQNMDERLTSLTVVLSACERIHNTPLPLAYTLLVHRTTYLYCFMLPFGLATSLGWVTPLVCGVIAYTFFGLDALNEEIADPFGEAANHLPLTTLSRMIERNLLEALGEADLPTEILPDEGYLP, from the coding sequence ATGATTGTGTTGCAAAAACCCAATGCATTTAAGATACTCTTTACGTTGCGCGGCTCCATTATTCCCCATATCTATCGTCAAGTGCTGTTTATAATCTTGATGAGTACGATCATTTCAGCGGTCCAGCATTGGATACCTAGCTCCTTTTCCTCTTACAGCGCTGCGCCTTTGACCTTATTAGGCATAGCCTTGTCATTATTTCTAGGGTTTCGTAATAATGCCAGTTATCAACGCTGGTGGGAAGCCAGAATCTTATGGGGACAACTGGTTTATGAGTCTCGTAGCTTCACCCGGCAGGTGATGTCTTTTGTAGACGATAAAACAGAGGGCGGACTAGAAGCGCAGCGAACTATGGTCAATCTGGCCATTGCTTTTACCCATGCATTGCGGTATAGACTTCGTAACACCTCCCCTTGGCAAGATGTCGATAAATTTATTGCACCAGAGCATCATGTCAGTGCGCGTCAAGCCGGCAATTTACCAGAATATATATTGCGATTATTGGGTCAGCAGTTAAAGCAATGTCGACAAAAGAACCTAACCTCTGATCTTATGATCCAAAATATGGACGAGCGATTGACCTCGTTGACCGTTGTATTGTCAGCGTGTGAGCGTATTCATAATACGCCTCTGCCACTGGCTTATACTTTGTTGGTGCACCGTACAACTTACCTATATTGTTTTATGCTGCCATTTGGTTTGGCCACATCATTGGGTTGGGTGACCCCATTGGTCTGCGGAGTGATTGCTTATACTTTTTTCGGTTTAGATGCGCTTAATGAAGAGATAGCCGACCCTTTTGGAGAGGCGGCCAACCATTTACCGCTAACTACGTTGTCTCGTATGATCGAGAGAAATCTGTTGGAAGCATTGGGGGAGGCAGATCTACCTACTGAAATACTGCCTGATGAGGGGTATTTGCCTTAG
- a CDS encoding cupin domain-containing protein has product MLINADFSQPVSLKPEQHQWVASPQGGVKRMMLDRIGAEKARATSLVRYAPQSYFPHHEHPGGEEILVLEGIFSADDTHYPTGWYLRNPPNSGHRPYSDEGALIFVKLRQMPESETRYVAINTNDASHWQTSNGREVCQLFSDDYEQVSLQRIKAGEPVFGDNLAIDSVADSNNMSGGAEILVVEGMLVDAETLYRPQSWIRLPAGSELSNHRNLIAGENGATIYLKTGHLLNVIGTVE; this is encoded by the coding sequence ATGTTAATTAATGCAGATTTTTCTCAACCTGTCAGCTTAAAACCTGAACAACACCAATGGGTAGCATCGCCTCAAGGTGGCGTGAAGCGAATGATGTTAGACCGAATAGGGGCTGAAAAGGCGCGCGCAACTAGTCTGGTACGTTATGCTCCTCAGTCCTATTTTCCGCATCATGAGCATCCTGGTGGCGAAGAGATATTAGTACTAGAAGGGATATTTTCAGCAGATGACACTCATTATCCAACTGGTTGGTATTTGCGGAATCCTCCAAACTCAGGTCATAGACCTTATAGCGATGAGGGTGCCTTAATTTTTGTTAAGCTACGTCAGATGCCGGAATCCGAAACCCGCTATGTGGCGATTAATACCAATGACGCTAGCCACTGGCAAACGTCAAACGGTCGTGAGGTTTGTCAGCTATTTTCAGATGATTACGAGCAGGTGAGCTTGCAGCGTATAAAAGCTGGCGAGCCAGTATTTGGTGATAATTTGGCTATAGACAGTGTTGCCGATAGCAACAATATGTCTGGGGGAGCGGAAATATTAGTTGTTGAAGGTATGCTTGTAGATGCAGAAACTCTATATCGACCCCAAAGCTGGATAAGATTGCCCGCAGGCAGTGAGTTAAGCAATCATCGCAACTTAATAGCTGGAGAGAATGGTGCCACTATTTATCTAAAAACCGGTCATTTATTGAATGTTATCGGTACTGTGGAATAA
- a CDS encoding VIT1/CCC1 transporter family protein, with the protein MPNSIHPEAHLSDRNNWLRAAVLGANDGLISTASLLVGIAAANQSHEALLLTGFAALTAGALSMAAGEYISVSSQADTEKADLRKEKYELHHNPERELLELTRIYEKRGLEPELAHQVAKALTEHNALEAHARDEIGITEISQANPLQAAIASALAFIAGGVLPVIGIFLFPAHTLVYSLAALTVFGLAILGVVSARLGGAPVVPATARVVTWGVLAMVATTIIGNLFGVSV; encoded by the coding sequence ATGCCCAATTCAATACACCCAGAAGCACATTTAAGCGATAGAAATAACTGGTTGAGAGCGGCCGTCTTAGGCGCTAACGATGGTTTGATTTCAACGGCGAGTTTATTGGTCGGTATCGCTGCTGCCAATCAAAGCCATGAAGCGCTACTATTAACAGGATTTGCCGCGTTAACAGCAGGCGCATTATCGATGGCAGCAGGTGAATATATCTCTGTGTCATCACAAGCAGATACTGAAAAAGCCGATTTGAGAAAAGAGAAATATGAGCTGCATCATAATCCAGAACGTGAGTTGTTAGAATTGACCCGCATCTATGAGAAACGTGGGCTCGAGCCTGAACTTGCGCATCAAGTGGCAAAAGCACTCACCGAACACAATGCCTTAGAGGCGCATGCCAGAGATGAAATTGGTATTACCGAAATCAGTCAAGCCAATCCGCTACAGGCGGCCATAGCTTCTGCATTGGCGTTTATAGCGGGCGGTGTGCTGCCAGTGATAGGTATATTTTTGTTTCCAGCGCATACGTTGGTCTACTCTTTAGCAGCGTTAACAGTATTTGGTTTAGCGATATTGGGTGTGGTCTCAGCGCGTTTAGGCGGTGCACCAGTTGTCCCTGCGACAGCTAGGGTAGTTACTTGGGGGGTTTTGGCGATGGTTGCCACGACTATTATTGGTAATTTGTTTGGTGTTTCGGTGTAA
- the exaC gene encoding acetaldehyde dehydrogenase ExaC, with protein sequence MLYDFPNTEKSPVQFQKKYDNFINGEWVAPVEGKYFDNVSPVDGKIICQVARSTEQDIEKALDAAHAAKDAWGKTSVAERASILNKMADAMEKNLEKIAVAECYDNGKPVRETLAADIPLSIDHLRYFASAIRAQEGRLSQIDDDTVAYHFHEPLGVVGQIIPWNFPILMAFWKIAPALAAGNCIVLKPAEQTPASLLYLIDICGFADLLPKGVLNIVNGFGLEAGKPLASNPRINKIAFTGETSTGRLIMEYASENIIPVTLELGGKSPNIFFADIMDEDDDFLDKAVEGLVLFALNQGEVCTCPSRALVHESIYDKFMKRCIERVNAIKLGNPLDTETMVGAQASTEQLEKIKSYLEIGKQEGAKVLAGGEQDIRSGELEGGYYIKPTVFEGTNDMRIFQEEIFGPVLSVTKFKDDEEAMHIANDTLYGLGAGIWTRNVHKAYRFGRGIQAGRVWTNCYHVYPAHSAFGGYKQSGIGRENHLMMLDHYQQTKNMLVSYSTKAMGFF encoded by the coding sequence ATGTTATATGATTTTCCAAATACAGAAAAAAGCCCAGTTCAATTTCAGAAAAAATATGATAATTTCATAAATGGTGAGTGGGTAGCTCCAGTTGAAGGCAAGTATTTTGATAATGTCAGCCCAGTGGATGGCAAAATTATTTGCCAAGTGGCCAGATCTACTGAACAAGATATCGAAAAAGCTTTAGATGCTGCCCATGCCGCCAAAGATGCTTGGGGCAAAACCAGTGTTGCCGAACGTGCCAGTATCTTGAATAAAATGGCAGATGCCATGGAGAAAAATCTAGAAAAGATTGCGGTAGCGGAATGCTATGACAATGGTAAGCCGGTGCGAGAAACTTTGGCTGCTGATATCCCTCTATCCATCGATCATCTACGTTATTTTGCCAGTGCCATCCGTGCCCAAGAGGGTAGACTCAGTCAAATTGATGATGACACCGTGGCCTATCATTTCCATGAGCCACTAGGGGTTGTCGGTCAAATCATTCCTTGGAACTTCCCAATTTTGATGGCGTTTTGGAAGATTGCACCGGCATTGGCTGCTGGGAACTGTATTGTGCTCAAGCCTGCAGAACAAACGCCCGCCTCATTGCTATATTTGATAGACATTTGCGGCTTCGCTGATCTACTACCAAAGGGGGTGCTAAATATAGTCAATGGCTTTGGTTTAGAGGCGGGTAAACCATTGGCTTCAAACCCTCGTATTAATAAAATTGCCTTTACTGGTGAGACCAGCACCGGTCGCCTAATCATGGAATATGCCAGTGAAAATATCATCCCTGTGACCCTTGAGTTGGGCGGTAAGAGTCCAAACATCTTCTTTGCCGATATAATGGATGAAGACGATGATTTCTTGGATAAAGCGGTAGAAGGTCTGGTGCTATTCGCGTTAAACCAAGGAGAGGTTTGTACTTGTCCGTCTCGCGCCTTAGTGCATGAAAGCATCTATGATAAATTTATGAAACGATGCATCGAAAGAGTCAATGCGATCAAGCTTGGTAATCCTTTAGATACGGAGACCATGGTCGGTGCTCAAGCGAGTACAGAGCAGCTAGAAAAAATTAAGTCTTACTTAGAGATTGGTAAGCAAGAAGGGGCCAAAGTATTGGCTGGCGGTGAGCAAGATATCCGCAGTGGTGAGCTTGAAGGCGGTTATTATATTAAGCCTACCGTATTTGAAGGTACCAATGATATGCGTATCTTCCAAGAAGAAATCTTCGGTCCGGTGCTGTCTGTGACTAAGTTCAAAGATGATGAAGAGGCCATGCACATTGCTAACGATACCTTGTACGGCTTAGGTGCCGGGATTTGGACTCGCAATGTACACAAAGCTTACCGATTTGGTCGTGGTATCCAAGCAGGTCGAGTATGGACCAACTGCTATCATGTCTACCCAGCACACTCTGCTTTCGGTGGCTATAAACAGTCCGGCATCGGTCGTGAGAACCACTTAATGATGTTGGATCATTATCAGCAAACCAAAAATATGTTGGTGTCTTATAGTACCAAGGCTATGGGTTTCTTCTAG
- a CDS encoding COG4705 family protein, protein MSTYDSTLSPLASVSNSPSKPRNMFNKVPEITLIFWLIKMMSTTVGETAADFMIFNFKLGLPLTSLIMTVLFAIVLVIQLKAKQYIPWKYWLTVVFVSVLGTLITDNMTDNLGIPLSYSTIGFSLLLGVVFAIWYAREKTLSIHHIDTFPRELFYWTAILATFALGTAAGDWFAEGLNLGYLTSTLIFATGIAIIAAGYYGFKSHSVLFFWLAYILTRPLGAALGDWLSQPLSNGGLGLGVTSISVVFLLMIVVLVSYETYKKNKPFTVK, encoded by the coding sequence ATGTCGACCTACGACTCCACATTATCACCCTTAGCTAGCGTATCAAATAGCCCTTCAAAGCCTCGTAATATGTTCAATAAAGTGCCTGAAATCACTCTGATTTTCTGGCTGATAAAAATGATGTCAACCACGGTCGGTGAAACGGCCGCAGACTTCATGATATTTAACTTTAAGCTGGGATTGCCACTTACCTCTTTAATCATGACTGTATTGTTTGCTATCGTTTTGGTCATACAGTTAAAAGCGAAACAATACATTCCTTGGAAGTACTGGCTCACGGTTGTATTCGTCAGCGTGCTAGGTACTTTGATTACCGATAACATGACCGATAATCTTGGCATACCATTATCGTACTCCACCATAGGCTTTAGCTTGTTACTCGGGGTGGTTTTTGCCATTTGGTACGCACGTGAAAAGACTTTGTCTATTCATCACATAGACACTTTCCCCCGTGAGTTATTCTATTGGACTGCTATCTTAGCGACGTTCGCCTTAGGTACTGCGGCAGGTGACTGGTTTGCCGAAGGACTTAACCTAGGCTATTTAACCTCAACCTTAATATTTGCAACAGGCATCGCTATCATTGCTGCTGGGTATTATGGGTTTAAATCGCACAGTGTCTTATTCTTTTGGTTGGCTTATATTTTGACCCGCCCTCTTGGCGCTGCACTCGGTGATTGGTTATCACAACCGTTAAGCAATGGCGGCTTGGGCTTAGGCGTTACCAGTATAAGCGTTGTGTTTTTATTGATGATTGTGGTCTTAGTAAGCTATGAGACCTACAAAAAAAATAAACCCTTTACTGTAAAATAA